A single window of Gossypium hirsutum isolate 1008001.06 chromosome A10, Gossypium_hirsutum_v2.1, whole genome shotgun sequence DNA harbors:
- the LOC107897500 gene encoding iron-sulfur assembly protein IscA, chloroplastic isoform X1 yields the protein MAITSISTNWSALFRFSNHSKHSLYLPQSTISLRFSRSSLSCGKPLSIRATAVPAAPTAEGLAPAITLTDNALRHLNKMRAERDEDLCLRIGVKQGGCSGMSYTMDFEKRSNARADDSIIEYNGFTIVCDPKSLLFLFGMQLDYSDALIGGGFSFRNPNATQTCGCGKSFTAEM from the exons ATGGCTATTACTTCGATCTCGACGAATTGGTCAGCTCTTTTCCGCTTCTCAAACCACTCGAAACATTCACTCTATTTACCCCAAAGTACCATTTCTTTACGGTTTTCCCGATCCAGTCTCAGCTGCGGAAAACCCCTTTCAATTCGAGCAACCGCCGTTCCAGCGGCTCCTACAGCGGAGGGGTTGGCACCGGCTATTACGTTGACGGATAATGCTTTGAGGCACTTGAATAAAATGAGAGCAGAGCGTGATGAGGATTTGTGCTTAAGAATTGGGGTTAAGCAAGGTGGGTGTTCGGGCATGTCTTATACGATGGATTTTGAGAAGAGGTCTAATGCTAGAGCCGATGACTCTATCATTGAATATAACGGATTTACGATCG TGTGTGATCCAAAAAGCCTTCTCTTCTTATTTGGAATGCAGTTAGACTACAGTGATGCTCTTATTGGTGGAGGTTTCTCTTTCAGGAACCCCAATGCTACCCAGACATGCGGTTGCGGTAAATCGTTTACAGCAGAAATGTGA
- the LOC107897500 gene encoding iron-sulfur assembly protein IscA, chloroplastic isoform X2, protein MAITSISTNWSALFRFSNHSKHSLYLPQSTISLRFSRSSLSCGKPLSIRATAVPAAPTAEGLAPAITLTDNALRHLNKMRAERDEDLCLRIGVKQGGCSGMSYTMDFEKRSNARADDSIIEYNGFTIGSCKQYCL, encoded by the exons ATGGCTATTACTTCGATCTCGACGAATTGGTCAGCTCTTTTCCGCTTCTCAAACCACTCGAAACATTCACTCTATTTACCCCAAAGTACCATTTCTTTACGGTTTTCCCGATCCAGTCTCAGCTGCGGAAAACCCCTTTCAATTCGAGCAACCGCCGTTCCAGCGGCTCCTACAGCGGAGGGGTTGGCACCGGCTATTACGTTGACGGATAATGCTTTGAGGCACTTGAATAAAATGAGAGCAGAGCGTGATGAGGATTTGTGCTTAAGAATTGGGGTTAAGCAAGGTGGGTGTTCGGGCATGTCTTATACGATGGATTTTGAGAAGAGGTCTAATGCTAGAGCCGATGACTCTATCATTGAATATAACGGATTTACGATCG GTAGCTGCAAACAATACTGCTTATGA